Genomic segment of Mycobacterium botniense:
ACCGCCGGCGATCGGTGATCACCCGCGTTCTGCGGCAGCGCATTCCAGCACAGCGCAAGACCGTGACGAATCCCTCTGGAACAGCGGCGCGTGGCACCAACCGTTCACCACAGAGGCGCCGCCGCGTAACAAACATCACCGGCCCGGTCCTGACGGCCCAGCCGCCCGCGGTCGGCACTCGTTTCCTGATGGTCGCTGACCAAACCACGCCGTTCGACTGCCGGCCAGCCCCAGAGCGCCCTCACCGGTCTTGATCGATTACCATTGAGCAAGAACGACATTCCATTTGCGGACTTGTTGGTCGTCGGGATGATCCGCTCAGTTGGCAGTGTTACCGATGAGCTCGACTCCAGCACCGTTCCACCGGAATTTCACCACGCTCTTCAACCCGTCGATACCGTTGGAGTACGTGAGCGCCACCGTGTCGCCGGTGCATTGAGAAGGGTCAATCCCGTTGAAGCCGTATGTGTCAGGCACTCCCTGGGGTATGTACTTGCCCAGATGGAACATTACCGCGCGAGTATTGGGGTTGGTGGCGTTAGTGTTGGCCTTGACGATCACCGCCGACAACTGGGCGCATTCGTTGTAGTTACCGGCCAACGGTTCCGGGTTCCACGGCTGGTGGCTGCGCGGATCGCGGGGCAGCTCGGAAACCGCCCGGGCGATCGCGGGTGCTGCCAAGTCGACCGCACAGGGGTCAACCGGCGGGGCGGTGGTGCCGGTCGGGGCAGCGGCGGCCGTGGTACTCGGTCTGCCCGGAGTGCTGATTGGTGCGGCCGCCGGCGGTTGCGGTGTCTTTGCGACGGTCGAGTCGCCGGGCCCGCAGCCGGCCAATCCCGCGGCCAGCAGTGCTGCCGCGGCCAGCATGCTCCGGACACGCCAGGGTAGCCAGCACACAACCCGCACCGTACCGGTACCGGATGCGTTCGCGCGGCAGACGTCGCCGGGTGGCTGTCGACGACCTTGTCGTCGCTGGGCCACTAGACTGCATGTCCGATGTGTTTTGCGGATAGCCTGAAGTCGGCGCCCCGGCAAGGTCTGCCGACCCGCGGATCCGTCGATCGGCCGTGCCCGGCGTCACCGTGGGCTGGGCGACGGTGCCGAAGCCGTGGCCTGAGCCGCGCGCACATGAGCGCCGGGATGGGTGCGCCCGAATCTGCGCGCCAGCCCGCAACGGCACCCCAGCGTGTCGACGTCAGCAATCGGCAAACGACTGGCCGGGGATGACCGCGCCCAAGGCCGTGGCCGCTCAGGGCGGACTGGAGCAGATCTCTCGAGTAGAGCGGGTCGCGTCGCTCACCGGTATCCGGGCCGTCGCAGCCCTGCTGGTGGTGGGCACCCATTCGGCCTATACCACCGGCAAATACACCCACGGCTACTTCGGACTGGTCTGTTCGCGGATGGAGATCGGAGTTCCGATCTTCTTCGTGCTATCCGGCTTCTTGTTATTCCGCCCCTGGGTGAAAGCCCTCGCCACGGGCGGTGCGCCGCCGTCGCTAAGCCGCTACGCCTGGCACCGGGTGCGGCGCATCATGCCCGCCTACACGATCACCGTGCTGGCCGCCTATGTCGTCTACCAGTTCCGCACGGCCGGTCCGAACCCGGGTCACACCTGGAGCGGGTTGCTCCGCAACCTCACTTTGACGCAGATCTACACCGACAACTACCTGGGCTCGTATCTGCATCAGGGTCTCACCCAGATGTGGAGTCTGGCAGTGGAAGTCGCTTTCTACCTGGTGCTGCCGCTGCTGGCTTACCTGGTGCTGGTCGTGGTGTGCCAACGTCGATGGCAGCCGGTCCTGGCGCTGACGGCGTTAGGCGTGTTGGCGTTGGTCACCCCGGCCTGGCTGATCATGGTGCACACCACCGATTGGTTGCCCGACGGCGCCCGGCTGTGGCTGCCGACGTACCTGTCGTGGTTCGTCGGCGGCATGATGCTGGCCGTACTGCAAGCGATGGGAGTGCGCTGCTATGCGCTGGTGGCCATACCGTTGGCGGTGATCAGCTATTTCATCGCGTCGACCCCGATCGCGGGCGCCCCGACGACCTCGCCCACCGGTTTGACAGAAGCGCTGGTCAAAGCGGGCTTTTATGCGGTTATCGGCACACTGGCCGTGGCACCGTTGGCTCTGGGGGACCATGGCTGGTACGCCCGGCTGCTGGCGGCCAGGCCCATGGTGTGGCTGGGCGAGATTTCCTACGAAATCTTCCTGATTCATCTGGTGACCATGGAGTTCGCCATGGTCGACCTCGTCCGTTACCGCATCTACACCGGGTCGATGCTGAACCTCTTCGCCGTGACGCTGATCATCACGATTCCGCTGGCCTGGCTGTTGCACCGGTTCACTCGAATCAGAACCGAACAGGGACAAGTCAGCAGCGATGGGCATGGGCGCGCGGTCCCCGGCGCGCCAGTGCGCCGGTGAGAGGTTACCCTTGCCTAAGTTGACATCGGGAGGCGAGGGGCAGGGATGGCTGAATCCAGGGCAGCGCGAGGTGTACAGGGCGCGGTACTGAAGCTGCTGCGCGGCGCCGACTACCGGTTCACCGTGATCGGTCGACGTGAGATCAGCCCGCATTACCTGCGGTTGAGCTTCCGGGCCGGCGGGATGCTCGGTGAGCAGTCCCTGCACCCGACCATGTGGATCCGGATGTGGTTTCCCAACGGCGATAAGCCCCATCAACGCGGCTATACCTTGGTCGATCCCGATCCGGCCGCCGATACCGTCGACATCGAGTTCGCACTGCACGGCGGCGTCGCCTCGCGGTGGGCGCAGGCAGCACAGCCGGGTGACACGATCGACGTGACCGTGATGGGCAGCAGGTTCGCTCTGCCCGAGCCGGCTCCCGCCGGCTATGTGATCGTCGGTGACACCGCCTCGCTGCCGGCGATCAACTCGTTACTCGGCGCGATCGGGGACACTTCCGCCCGGGTGTTTCTGGAAGCCGGCTACGACGACGACAAAGACCTGCCCGTGGCGCGCAGCGCGGGTGTCATTTGGGTCGACCGCAAGGACGGCGGAAAAGCCTTGGTTCAAAAGCTCAGGTCGATGGCGTTCGACGCCCGTGACCACTTCGGCTGGGTGGCCTGCGACAACCGCACCACACGGTCGGTGGTCAGGGTGCTGCGCGAGGATTTCGGGATACCACGAAGTTCGATCACCGCGCGGGCCTATTGGATGGCCTGACCGGTCCGCTGCTCGATCGGCACCATGACCGGGACGACGAATTCGTCGAGCATCGCCTGTTCGTCGGTGTCGTCGTGGCCGGGGAAGAGCAGCAGTGAGGTGATCACTCGTACCAGCCAGCGCGCCCGGCGTTGCACGGCAGCCGGATCGTCAGGGCCCAGCGAGCTGAGGAATGCGGCGACCAAGGCCTTGATCACCTCGGAACGCTCAGCCATCTCACCGCCGATGGGTGGGCGGGTGGCGGCGAACCACGACGCCAGCGGGGGGCTTTCCCGGACCGTCCGCAGCGTGGTGGCGATCCCGGTGACCAGCCGTTGCCGCGGATCCTCGATGCCGCTGATCTTCTTTTTGATCACGTCGTGCAACCGATAGGCTTCGCGGTGTACGTAAGCGTTCCGTAATGCTTCCCGGCTTTCGAAATAGCGGTACAGTGTAGCGCGGGAACATCCGGCGGCCCTTGCAATTTCGTTCATACCGACAGACCCCGGGTCATGTACCGTGAACAGGGTTTCGGCTGCGTCGAGAATCCGGTTGGCAGCAGCTTCGGTGCGACGGGCCGCCAGCCAGTCGGAGCGGGCCATCAGGATTTCACCGTCAACGGCACCGACAGGGGACGTCGCACATAGCTGCCGTCGGCCCACACGATGGCTGACTCGTCGACCTCGAAATTCGGGCAGCGCGCCAGCAGCTCGGTCAGTGCGACCTGCGATTGCATCCGTGCTGCGGCGGCGCCCAGGCAATGGTGCGCACCGTGGCTGAACGTCAGGATATTGCGCGGACAGCGAGTCACGTCGAGCTCTCCGGCGTCTGGACCGTACTGGCGCTCATCGCGATTGGCCGAGCCGTACAACAACAAGACCTTGCGGCCCGCCGGGATGGTGGTGTCGCCGATCCGGACATCGCGAGTGGCGGTGCGTGCGAGCCCCTGCACCGGAGAGGTCAGCCGCAGCAGTTCTTCGACAGCGTCGGGGATCAGTGCCGGATTTTGCGCTAGCAGCCGGCGCTGATCGGGGCGTTGGTGCAGCAATGGCATGGAGCCGCCAAGCATTCCGGTGGTGGTGTCGTTGCCGCCGGTGACCATGGTGAACGCGAACGCCAGCACCGACAATGTGCCGGCGACATCGCCGTCGGCTCCAACTCCAGCGGCCACCAAGTGCGAGAGGGTGTCATCCTCAGGCTGGGTTCGGCGCCGCTCGATCAGCTCGCTGAAGTAGGCCATCATCGCCGCGACCGCGTCCCCGGCCGTGGCGAGGCCGGCTTGGGCGGTGTTGGCTGCAACGATCGCCTGGGTCCAGCCGTCGAATTGCGTGCGGTCTTCTTCGGGCACGCCGAGGTAATGCGCGACAACCATCGACGGCAGGGGTTTGAACAGCTCAGCGACGATGTCGCCGCCACCGTTGGCACGCAACCGCTCGATGCGCTCGATGACGAACTGGCGCACCCTGGGCCTGACGGTTTCGACCTGCCGCGGAGTGAATCCACGCGACACCAGCTTGCGAAACGCGGTGTGCACTGGCGGGTCCTGCATCACCATTGGGGGATTGTCTTGCAGCCCAATCAGTTCCAGCTCGCTGTAGTTGACGGTCAGCCCCTGCGCGGACGAGAACGTCTCATGGTCGCGCGCGGCGTTCCACACATCGGCGTGCCTGGACAGCACGTAGTAGTCGTGGTCGGGTCTGTCTTCGGGCACCACGTGGTGCACCGGGTCGTGGTCGCGCAGCGCTTTGTACATTGCCCATGGATCGGCCCACGTTTCAGCCGTGGCCAGCTGAAAGTGCGCGGCGTGAGACACGCTCATTGACATGTCTTATGAGTACGACACTTACCTTCTGCTGTCAACAGGCGGGTCGGGGAAGGATGGCGCGAAGTGATCTGCGGGCCGGGCGCAGCACATGTCTGCGTCGCGTCAGATGGCCGCACCGGGGTTGAGAATGCCCAGTGGGTCCAGCGCCTGCTTGATTCGCTGATTTAACGCCATGGCATCGGGCCCGATCTGGTCTGCCAGCCACGGCCGTTTCAACCGGCCCACGCCGTGCTCGCCGGTGATCGTGCCACCCAGGCCGATGGCCAGCTCCATGATTTCGCCGAATGCCTGGTGAGCGCGCTGCATCATCGCGGCATCGGCGGGGTCGTAGACGATCAACGGGTGGGTGTTCCCGTCGCCGGCATGTGCGATCACCGAGATGGTGAGTTCGCGCTCTGCGGCGATGTGCGCGATCCCGGTGACCAGTCTGCCCAGCGCGGGCAGCGGTACGCCGACGTCTTCCAGCAACAACGATCCCTTGCCCTCGACCGCTGGGATGCAAAACCGGCGGGCGGCGACGAACGCCTCGCTTTCCTGCGGATCGTCGGTGGAAAACACCTCCTTCGCGCCGTGTTCGGCGAACACGGCAGCCATCAGCTCAGCGTCCTCGGTTCCGGCTCGTCCCCGCTCGTCAGAGCCACCGAGCACCATGGCGGCGGCCTCCCGGTCCAGGCCCATGCGGAAGCTGTCCTCGACCGCGTTGATCGCCACCGAATCCATGAACTCCAGCATCGCCGGGCGGATCCGCCCGGCGACCGCGAGCACCGCGTCGGTCGCGGCTTGCACCGAGGCGAAGGTCGCCACCACGGTGCTCGACGCGTGCTGGGCCGGCAGTAGCCGCAGCGTCACCTCGGTGATCACGCCCAGCGTGCCCTCGCTGCCGACGAATAGTTTGGTCAGAGAAAGCCCGGCGACATCTTTGAGCCGCGGGCCGCCCAGCCGCACCGCGGTCCCGTCGGCCAGCACCACTTGCAGGCCCAGCACATAGTCGGTGGTGACGCCGTATTTCACGCAGCACAGACCGCCGGCGTTGGTGGCGATGTTGCCGCCGATGCTGCAGATCTCATACGACGACGGGTCCGGCGGATACCACAGCCCGTAATCAGCGGCCGCCTTTTTCACCTCGGCGTTGAGCAGCCCCGGCTGGCAGACCGCGGTGCGGGTGAGCGGGTCGACGACGATGTCGCGCATCTTCTCCGTCGACAGCACGATGCTGTCATCGAGTGCGGTCGATCCGCCCGATAGCCCGGTGCCGGCGCCCCGGGTGATGACGGGCACCCGATTGGCGCTGGCCCAGCGCAGCACGGTCTGCACGTCCTCGGTGCGTCGCGGCCGCACCACGGCCAGGGGTTTGCCCGCCGACGGGTCGAATGCGCGGTCCTGCCGGTAGCCCTCGGTGACGGCCGGATCGGTGACCACCATCCCGTCGGGCAGCTCAGCGATCAGACTGGCCAGTACCTCAGCACCCACGGCCCGATCCTACGGCCGGACGCCGCCCCAGTTCGGCCGCCGCACAGCCCGGACAGCATAGCCCCAGGTCAACCGCGACCGACGCGGCGGAGTCGTTGCGGTGAGCGGCAACGGGGATCGTGCTCCGACGCCGCTGCAGGCACGATGTGGGGTGTGCGTCCCCATCCTCGTACCGGCCGACTCTTCGCCTCGCCGGTCGCCCCCGGTACCGGCTGGCCAGGAGATCCGGCCACACCGCAGACGCCGGTAGCAGCCGATCCGGCGCAGGTGTCGGCATTGGCGGGGGAGGTCCACTCGATCCCGGAACTCGACGCGCTGGTCAGCGTCTGCCGCGCTTGCCCGCGGCTGGTCGCTTGGCGTGAACAAGCCGCAGTTATCAAACGGCGGGCTTTCGCCGACCAACCCTACTGGGGGCGTCCGGTGCCCGGGTGGGGATCGCAACAGCCGCGGCTGCTGATTCTCGGCTTGGCGCCGGCCGCGCACGGCGGCAACCGGACGGGACGGATGTTCACCGGTGACCGCTCCGGTGACCAGTTGTTCGCTGCGCTGCACCGGGCCGGGCTGGTGAGTTCGCCGAGCAGTGTCGACGCCGCGGACGGACTGCGGGCTAATCGCATTCGGATCACCGCGCCAGTGCGATGCGCGCCGCCCGCCAATAAGCCGGCACCCGAGGAACAGGTGACGTGCTCGCCGTGGCTGGAGGCCGAGTGGCGGCTGGTATCCGGCCATGTCCGGGTGATTGTCGCTTTGGGCGGTTTCGCCTGGCAGGTCGCGCTGCGGCTGGTGGAACACGCCGGCATACGCAAGCCGCTGTTCAGCCACGGCGCGCTCGCGGAGCTGCCGTCTGGCCTGCGTGTGCTCGGGTGCTATCACCCCAGCCAGCAGAACATGTTCACCGGCAAGCTGACCCCGGCCATGCTCGACGCGATTTTCACCGACGCCAAGACGATGGCCGGGATCAGGTGACGCCACTGAACGGGAAGCTTGGGCTGGCCGTCGGTGTTGACGCCAGCGTGCGACTGTCCGTTCTCGACCTCGTCCCGGTGCGTACCGACCAGTCGACCTCGGATGCACTGGCGGCCACCGTCCAACTGGCGCAGACCGCCGACCGGCTGGGCTTCACCCGCTACTGGGTCGCCGAACACCACAACATGCCCGCAATCGCCGCCACCAGCCCCCCGGTGCTGATCGCCTATCTTGCCGCGCAGACCGCGCAGCTGCGGCTCGGATCCGGCGGTGTGATGCTGCCCAATCATGCGCCGCTGGCGGTGGCCGAACAGTTCGCACTGCTGGAGGCGGCCGCCCCGGGCCGCATCGACCTCGGCATCGGGCGGGCACCGGGCTCCGACCCGATCACCTCATGGGCGCTGCGGGCCGGCCGCGATGACCGCGACCTGGAACACTTTCCCGACTACCTCGACGACGTGGTCGCGCTGATGAGCCCACGAGGCGCACGACTGCCGTTGCGCGACGGGGAGTATGTGCTGAAGGCTACCCCGGCCGCCGTCAGCGAACCGCGGCTGTGGCTGTTGGGGTCATCGATGTACTCGGCGCATGTGGCTGCCGCCAAAGGGCTGCCGTATGTGTTCGCCCACCACTTCTCCGGTAAGGGCACCGCAGAGGCGCTCGCGGTTTACCGTTCGCGATTCGTGCCCAGCAAGCTCGCCGCACAGCCGGTCACATTTTTGACGGTCAATGCGGTGGTGGCGGAAACACGTGAGGAGGCAACGGCATTGATGATGCCCAACCTGCACATGATGGCCCGGCTACGAACCGGGCAGCCGCTGGGGCCGGTACAGCTTGTCGAAGATGCGCGGGCGGAGCAGCTCACACCGCAGCAACTGCACATCGTCGAGCGCGGGTTACAGCGCGCCATCCTCGGCACCCCCGCCGACGCCGCCGCTCAACTGCGGGCCCTGGCCCAGCAGTTCGACGTGGACGAGGTGATGATCAACCCGGTGGCCTCGGCGCATCGCGGCACCGATCCGGCGACCGCTCCCGGCCGGGTGGCGACATTGGAGTTGCTGGCAAAAGAGCTTTTTTAAATCTAAAGCGTCGCCGGTCCGTTCCGGGCCGGGCCGTGCGCTAGCGCGGTGTGAGCACGATGACCGGTATTGGGCGCGACGTTCGGCGCTGGTACTTCTCATAGCGGTTGGCGTTGTTCGTGTTGACGATCTGCCACAGCCGCGGATAGTCGGGATCCCCGGGTGCCACTGGTTTTGCCGTGACACTAAATCGTTTTGGGCCGACGTTGATTTCAACGTTGGGGTCAGCTTTGAGGTTGTGATACCAGCCCGGTGCCCGGGGATCGCCGCCTTTCGAGGCGACAACGAGGTAGTTGTCGCCGTCGCGCGCATAAGTCAGTGATGTGGTGCGCGGCTTACCGGTCTTGGCTCCGGTCGTGTGCAACAGCAAGTTCGGTGGCCCACCGGGAATCCGGTGTCCGATCCGGCCTTTGGTGGCGGTGTAGATCGCGTTGTGCATTCGGAGCAGCGGTATCCCGACGACCTGCTCGACCCACTGGGAGACGTCCATGCGTTCAGTCTGGCTGACTCGCATCGGTCCGTGCCAGCGCCTCCCGCAGGATTTGCGCGGTGGCCTCACGGTCGGGGTCATGGCGCAACAGCATTCCTTTCGCGACTGCGAACTTGTCGCCGTTGCGCCGCGGCAGGACGTGCAGATGAATGTGGAACACCGTCTGGAATGCCGCGCGGCCGTCGTTGATCGCGATATTGGTCGCGTCGGCGAGCTCCGTCGTGCGGGCCGCCCGCGCGATCCGCTGGCCGATGGTGACCATCTCGGCCAGTGTCTCGGGCGGGGTGTCGGTGAGATCCACGGTGTGCCGCTTGGGCAGTACCAGGGTGTGGCCACGGGTAAACGGGCGGATGTCAAGGATCGCCAGGTAGCCGCCGTCTTCATAGATTCGGATGGCCGGAGCCGTCCCGGCCACGATCGCACAGAACACGCAGGACATGCCGCCACGGTAGCGGCTCGGCCGCTGGTATTACCGCCCGGGCGGGAGCGCAGCGGCGATCGCCGCGATCGCCCGATCGAGGATCGCGCGGGTGGTGCCGAAGTTCAGCCGAGCGAAACCCGAACCCACCGCGGCGCCGAACGGAAGACCCGGGCTGAGCGCGACTTTGGCCTTTGCGAGCAGGTATTCGGCCGGCTCGGCCGGCAGGTTCAGCGCACGAAAATCCACCCATGCAAGGTAGGTGCCCTCCGGGGTGGTGACTGTCACCCCGGGAGCCGACTCCGGCAGGGTCCGCGCCAGGTGGTCGCGGTTCGCCTGCAGGTAGACAAGCAGCTGATCCAGCCAGTCGGCGCCGTGGTTGTACGCGGCGATATTGGCCCGGATACCGACTGTGGACGCGCCCATCCGGTGCAGCCAGTTGATCCGGTCCCACTCCTTGGCGTCGCGGCTGTTGGACAGGATCACCTGCGCGCACATGAGACCGGGCAGGTTCCAGCCCTTGGACGCCGACATCAGCGTGATAACCGTTTGGGCGGCCGCATCCGACACCGAGGCGGCGGCGACGTGGGGATGTCCGTAGACCAGCGGTGCGTGGATCTCGTCGGCGATGATCCTCGCACCGTGACGCGCCGCGATGTCCACGATCACGCGCAGCTCATCGACGGTGAACGCCGTGCCCAGCGGATTGTTGGGATTGCACAGGATCAGCGACCCGGCCCCTTTGGCGAATGCGGCGTCGACGGCATCGGGGTCTAAGACGTATCGGCCCGAATCCGGCTGCGGTGTCATCGGGATCTCTACCCTTTGCCGGCCGGTGACGTGCAGGACGTCGAAAAAAGGCATATAGGCCGGAACAGGCAAGGCCACTGGACTTTCGGGTCGGGTTAAAAAGTTGATGACGACCTCCATGCCCTTCAGGACGTCCGGGACGATGCGAACCCATTCCGCAGACACGTTCCAGCCATAGCGGCGCCGACACCAGTCAGCCGTTGCCGTCGGCAGTGCATCGTCGGCGAACGCCGGGTAGCCGAACTCCTCGTCGGCGACCCACCTGTGCACCGCGTCGAGCACCGCCGGCGCGGTGGGAAAGTCCATTTCCGCGATCCACAATGGCAGCACATCGGGCTCGAAGTGATTCCACTTGACCGTCTTGCGTTGTCGCAGCTGATCCTCGGTCAACAGGTCAAAGACGCAATCGCTCATATCAGTAGTCTGCTCCCTGCTCGGCTTGTGACGCCGTGGCTCACGGCGCCTGGCGGCAAGGCAACATATTCTGCCGCGGTGGACCCTTGTGAACAGGCTCTCGCCGGTGCGGGGCGCCGCCTGGATGCCGGCGGCTGCCGCTGCCGGTGCAGCTCGTCGGCCGTCCCTACGACGAGGCGACCCGGCCGGCGCTCAGTGCGCAGCTCGAGGCCGCACGAGCGTGGGCTCATCGACGCCCGCCGGTGTCATGAGCGCGAAATGACTCGCCACGCCGCCAACTTGTCGCAGACGGGCATGACGTGGGCCGGGCTGGTAGACGGCAGCCGCTGATAGCTCACTGTTGTGTCGACCCGGACAAATCTGCGAAACAGCGCGTCTGCCTTGTTCCCGTTGAAATACACTCGAGTAATGCTGGGATAGCACGTGAACAGTTTTTGGAAGTCGTTGGGCACCAGACTTTTCAGATCAATATTGGAGTCAGAACTGCCGACACGACGACACTTGTGCAGCACATCCCACAGCGCCACTGCGTGGGATTGAAGTGCGTCCACACGCGTTTCGTATGGGGCGCTCTGGTCAAAGCCAAAGAGTTCGCTGGTAATACGCCAGAAACAATTTCGCGGATTGGCATAGTACTGGTGCGCTACCAGTGACTGCACACTCGGGAACGAGCCGAGGATCAGCAGCCGGGCGCCGTCGTCGACAACGGGCGGCAAGCCTTTCGGAACCGGTGCGTTCATCACTGCTCATCATCGCGCACAAAGGTCAGCCGGGCTCCGATGCCGGTGATCGTGCGGCGGGGTGACGAGGGCCGCTGCATCTGCGCGCGGGAGACCGCGCAAAATCTCCGGCACCGATGTCGCGCGGCGCACCCACCCGTCACGAAGCTCCCACACGGCCCACCTGACGCTGGGACGCCGCCGTGAGGTGTTCGCTGGCAGTGAAACCACTTGCCAGAAGTTTATAACAAAGTAATTATGTAATCATGACCTCGCGGGGTTACGCACGGCGTTACGGGCGCTCCGGCGGCTGGCAGCAAGCTCATCAACCCGATGCTTGCGACGCGGCGGAATGGTTTGCCGGACGTCTCCCTGAAGACTGGTTTGACGGTGACCCCAGGGTGACTGTCGATCGTGAGGAGATCACGGTCATCGGCAAGCTGCCCGACGCCCAGACCTCGGGCAAAGAACAAACCCCGGCCCGCGCGTCGGGCCGCGTCTCCCGATTCCGCGAAGAAACCCGCGCAGAGCGGATGGCGATCGCCGAGGAGGCACAAGCCCGTTACGGCCGTAAGGTTTCCTGGGGCGTCGAGGTGGGCGGCGAGCGGATCCTGTTCACGCATCTGGCGGTGCCGGTGATGACCCGCTTAAAACAGCCGGAGCGGCAAGTGCTCGATACTTTGGTCGACGCCGGTGTGGCGCGCTCGCGCTCCGATGCGCTCGCCTGGGCGGTCAAACTGGTCGGTGAGCACACCCAGGAATGGCTGGCCAAGCTGCGGGAAGCGATGGAACACGTCGATCACCTGCGCGCGCAAGGCCCGGATCTCTAAAGCACCGGCCCGCTGCGCCGGTTCCTCGACCGAGACCGTTCAATCGTGCGTCTCGATTGTGCACCCGCCCGGTGACACCGGCGACGGCAACGGCAGGGGCCACCTGTGACCGGTCGCCTCACAGTCAGAGCCGGGCCATGTCCCAGTACGCACCGCGACGGGCCAACAGTTGGCGGTGAGTGCCCTGCTCGACGATCTTGCCTGACTCCATCACTAGTATGACATCCGCGTCTCGGATCGTCGAAAGTCGGTGAGCGATAATAAAACTCGTGCGATCACGGCGAAGCTCACACATCGCGTGCTGGATGAGCGCCTCAGTGCGGGTATCAACGGAGCTGGTGGCCTCGTCGAGGATCAGCAACTGGGGGCGGGCAAGAAAAGCCCGCGCGATCGTGATCAACTGCTTTTCGCCGGCGCTGATGTTGGTGCCGTCGTCACTGACCCGCGTCTGATAACCGGCCGGCAGGGTATGCACAAAGCGGTCCACGTAGGCCGCCTTGGCGGCGTCCACGACTTCGTGTTCGCTCGCCCCTGGTCGCCCGTACGCGATGTTTTCCGCAATCGTCCCCTCGAACAGCCAGGTGTCTTGCAGCACCATCCCGATCCGCGAACGCAGCGAATGCCGGCTCATCGACGCGATATCGACGCCGTCGATCAAGATCTGCCCGGAGTCGACGTCGTAGAAACGCATCAGCAGATTCACCAGCGTGGTCTTGCCGGCGCCCGTCGGACCGACGATCGCGACCGTGCTGCCCGGCTCGGCCACCAGCGACAGGTTCTCGATGACCGCATGTCCCGGACGATAGCTAAAACTCACACCCCGAAACTCGACTCGGCCGGGATGCTCACCGTTAACCGACGGCAGGGGCAACGGGTGCTCGGGTGGCTCTTCGGCCTCGTCGAGAAAGTCGAAAACCCTCTCAGCGCTGGCCATCCCGGACTGCAATGTGTTGTACATCGCCGCGACTTGGGTCAACGGTTGGTTGAACTGGCGCAGGTACTGGATGAACGCCTGAATGCCGCCCAGCGTGATCTGTCCGGTCGCCACCTGCAGACCACCGACCACCGCCACCGCGACGTAGCCCAGGTTGCCGACGAACGCCAGCGCCGGTGACAGCAGGGCGGACCAGAACTGGGCGCCCAAGCTGGCCTGATAAACGTCGTCGTTGAGCTCACGGAACTGCTGCTGCGCATCGGCCCGATGCCCGAAAGTCTTGACGACGGTGAAACCACTGTAGGTTTCCTCGATGTGCGCGTTGAGCCGCCCGGTGTTGGTCCACTGTGCGACGAATAACCGTTGCGAACGCCGAGTGATGACTTTGGTCAGCGCCAGCGACAGCGGCACGGTGAGCACCATCATCCCGGTCAATAGCGGCGAGATCGACAGCATCATCACCAAGACGGCCACCACGGTGACCACGGCGCTGAGCAACTGGCTGATCGTGACCGAGACCGACGTCTGGATGTTGTCGATGTCAT
This window contains:
- a CDS encoding siderophore-interacting protein, whose protein sequence is MAESRAARGVQGAVLKLLRGADYRFTVIGRREISPHYLRLSFRAGGMLGEQSLHPTMWIRMWFPNGDKPHQRGYTLVDPDPAADTVDIEFALHGGVASRWAQAAQPGDTIDVTVMGSRFALPEPAPAGYVIVGDTASLPAINSLLGAIGDTSARVFLEAGYDDDKDLPVARSAGVIWVDRKDGGKALVQKLRSMAFDARDHFGWVACDNRTTRSVVRVLREDFGIPRSSITARAYWMA
- a CDS encoding FAD-binding oxidoreductase, with the translated sequence MGAEVLASLIAELPDGMVVTDPAVTEGYRQDRAFDPSAGKPLAVVRPRRTEDVQTVLRWASANRVPVITRGAGTGLSGGSTALDDSIVLSTEKMRDIVVDPLTRTAVCQPGLLNAEVKKAAADYGLWYPPDPSSYEICSIGGNIATNAGGLCCVKYGVTTDYVLGLQVVLADGTAVRLGGPRLKDVAGLSLTKLFVGSEGTLGVITEVTLRLLPAQHASSTVVATFASVQAATDAVLAVAGRIRPAMLEFMDSVAINAVEDSFRMGLDREAAAMVLGGSDERGRAGTEDAELMAAVFAEHGAKEVFSTDDPQESEAFVAARRFCIPAVEGKGSLLLEDVGVPLPALGRLVTGIAHIAAERELTISVIAHAGDGNTHPLIVYDPADAAMMQRAHQAFGEIMELAIGLGGTITGEHGVGRLKRPWLADQIGPDAMALNQRIKQALDPLGILNPGAAI
- a CDS encoding acyltransferase family protein, which produces MTAPKAVAAQGGLEQISRVERVASLTGIRAVAALLVVGTHSAYTTGKYTHGYFGLVCSRMEIGVPIFFVLSGFLLFRPWVKALATGGAPPSLSRYAWHRVRRIMPAYTITVLAAYVVYQFRTAGPNPGHTWSGLLRNLTLTQIYTDNYLGSYLHQGLTQMWSLAVEVAFYLVLPLLAYLVLVVVCQRRWQPVLALTALGVLALVTPAWLIMVHTTDWLPDGARLWLPTYLSWFVGGMMLAVLQAMGVRCYALVAIPLAVISYFIASTPIAGAPTTSPTGLTEALVKAGFYAVIGTLAVAPLALGDHGWYARLLAARPMVWLGEISYEIFLIHLVTMEFAMVDLVRYRIYTGSMLNLFAVTLIITIPLAWLLHRFTRIRTEQGQVSSDGHGRAVPGAPVRR
- a CDS encoding TetR/AcrR family transcriptional regulator, whose translation is MARSDWLAARRTEAAANRILDAAETLFTVHDPGSVGMNEIARAAGCSRATLYRYFESREALRNAYVHREAYRLHDVIKKKISGIEDPRQRLVTGIATTLRTVRESPPLASWFAATRPPIGGEMAERSEVIKALVAAFLSSLGPDDPAAVQRRARWLVRVITSLLLFPGHDDTDEQAMLDEFVVPVMVPIEQRTGQAIQ
- a CDS encoding LppP/LprE family lipoprotein, which encodes MLAAAALLAAGLAGCGPGDSTVAKTPQPPAAAPISTPGRPSTTAAAAPTGTTAPPVDPCAVDLAAPAIARAVSELPRDPRSHQPWNPEPLAGNYNECAQLSAVIVKANTNATNPNTRAVMFHLGKYIPQGVPDTYGFNGIDPSQCTGDTVALTYSNGIDGLKSVVKFRWNGAGVELIGNTAN
- a CDS encoding cytochrome P450 — protein: MSVSHAAHFQLATAETWADPWAMYKALRDHDPVHHVVPEDRPDHDYYVLSRHADVWNAARDHETFSSAQGLTVNYSELELIGLQDNPPMVMQDPPVHTAFRKLVSRGFTPRQVETVRPRVRQFVIERIERLRANGGGDIVAELFKPLPSMVVAHYLGVPEEDRTQFDGWTQAIVAANTAQAGLATAGDAVAAMMAYFSELIERRRTQPEDDTLSHLVAAGVGADGDVAGTLSVLAFAFTMVTGGNDTTTGMLGGSMPLLHQRPDQRRLLAQNPALIPDAVEELLRLTSPVQGLARTATRDVRIGDTTIPAGRKVLLLYGSANRDERQYGPDAGELDVTRCPRNILTFSHGAHHCLGAAAARMQSQVALTELLARCPNFEVDESAIVWADGSYVRRPLSVPLTVKS